The stretch of DNA agTCACAAACAAAACACCATGAACCAAATTCAGGTGAAACGTTTACATATACAACACGGAACTTCTTATAAATAACTAACAAACTCAATTCCCcgattaattaactaatttaaCATAAACCATATAGTTCAAGAAaaacatgttaattaattaaaatattaattaactaatcgagtaattattgttttttaattttaatcaaagaTATGTTAGAGATCATAGAAAGATGAATTCAATTCAAGCAGAAGCAGGTCTGAATCTCTGCCTACAAGAATGACAGGTAATTTCCATACAACTCGAATCAACCTGTCTTGTTGCTCTTTCTTTGATCCTTTCAGCTCTTTCAACTTCTTCTCTCGCACGCTCCCACATTTGTCTCGCACGTGCGAACTCTGATTGCGCCATTTCCATCTCTCTTCTTGTTAACTCCCTTACTCTCTCCGCGTACGCCTTTTCCATCGCCGCGAGACGGATTTGCTCTGATGCTTCCCATTTTAGAGATTCTACGCCGTCGCACATCAGCATCGATGGTGGACCGACGCTGATTGAGAGCTGTAGGTCCAGTGATGGACCGCCGCGTTCGGATTttgaagatgaggatgatcggAGACGGAGGAGGGATGAATCGGTGCGCGGTGGTGGGAGAAGATCGAGTTCTCTGTTTAGGTGATTTTCCATTTGAGAGAGAAATGGAAATGTAGAAGAAggaaaattgagagagaaatTGTGTAATGAAATTGATGAATGAGTTTTGGACTCAACACTCCGTAGCGGGAACCCATTTATAAACACCTTCGCGTACGAAATTACCACTTCACCCTTCGTATAAGTccaattttcaatatatatttttttgtacaaatccaattttcaaatttaattttaaaaaattatcattgtattataattctttttaataaaCGGTATGACAATAGCTATAGAAACCACGCACGCATAAATGAAGGAGTCGGAGTATGAACTTTGACCATAGTATCCGACTTAAGATGACCTCTTCAAAGTGGTTagttggaaagaaaaaaatgtgaaatttttttttgaacaagaaaaaaaaaagtgaaattagtTGGCTAGCTCTATGAATGGAATATCGATCCAATGAATTATACTTTAAGATAGAAAGAGTCGTTAATTATATCAAAAAGATGTAGTGTCCGGTATGTTTAAGCattatttgtaacaaaaaaaaaatatgatttttgttttatctttttcGCTTACATGTGAATTTTCTatgattatttaaatattttatttattccaattatgattttttgtttagtagtctaggattttttttaaaaatattatagtcagtttttggacaaaaatatttttttttgaatcaaacaaacttaatgcatttcattaattatcaaaagttcgatacatgaaggaataattTTAAATCTATGAAAATTAGTCCAAGAATTGGTCGTCCTAGCTAAAGTGTGAGCAACCAAATTCaattgtctcctaataaacttaacttcaaagtttacacatgataacataacaagaataatttcattaacgattgaaagaaactctgagTTGTCCCGCCGTTTGGTACAAATAGCCTCAACAAACACTTGAGAATCACTTTAAATTGGACTTGTTATAAGCCTCTACCCTTAGCTTCATTCATGGCTTGCAATAATGCACATGTTTCACTCTCCTCTGTTAATAAAGTCAGTTGCTGCCACtgttgataatattttttttaacacataagaaaaatagaaaaaatatagaaattttgtcaTCAACAAATATAATATTAGAAGTTAATCAGGTAAAtcataaatttcaaattattttttatatacaactttatattattaattaatacaatTATTTCCAAATACGTGTAAAAACTAGGCTTGAgcatcggtcggtttcggtcggGTTCGGGCCGAAAATCACTAAATCGATAAAAACCGCAATCATTTAATTTGGACCAAATTCCTACCGTCTATATCTTCGGTTTGTTCGGGTCATACGGGTGGCGGGTTGAACGGGTCGGTTATTACGGGTTAGAtcgaaactttgtttacatctaaaactcatccattatccaaaaattcctaattttcgaatagtttaatacctcgtacacaatgcaacaaaagatagacgaagtaaattaaaaaacaaatagggtaagatgcagttactttctttcaatatgtagatctaaagacaataaaatattaagtagaagagacgtagaaattaaaatggatctagaatatatattagaatatatTTCTCACCTTCTTTAtcaccatattattaattataagctttgtaaaatataatatttttatcttatatcaaagatggataaaaataacaaagagaagagtATATTAGATTGAAagggagagaaggaaaaaaattaatttgcatctaatggttttattcggtcggtttcggttatggagagatagaattttagagacccgCACCCGCCCGTATGCAACCGTTCATGCCCGATTTTTTTGCATTTTGTTGACCCGAGACCCGACCCGCACCCGACCGAATGCTTCAATGTGTTGTCAGTTATATCGGTTTCAAGTCGGGTCTCGGGTTCATGCTCACCCCTAGTAAAAACCATAGAAATAGTCTCAATTAGCCTATAAGAATAataaattgttataaaaaaactGGACTATGGTTATGTTTTAGAGAACTAGTATTAAATAGTGTCTCCATCGTATTAAGTAAAGGACATGTATAGTTCCATATACACATTTCTTAATGTGCTAGATACATGAGGggagttatttttatttaaaaacatttttttttcctttttttaattaaaaaaatataaataattatctttttgtgagaggaacaacAAAAACTACatctaaaaaaatgcatataaatTTTGTCCTTaagtaaatatattaataaataaactaTATCCAATAATTTGACATTCGATATTTTAAAACTGTAAAAATATTATGttcttaatattaattttatttttaactttttttcgGTATACTTAATAATTCCAGGAGCACTATTTAACATGGAATGAGGGCAAAACAGTAATTTAGTTGAAAGGTGGGGACAAGGAATTTAAAGGGTACGAAATTCCGTTATGAGAAGGGAAAAGGGAGGGAAAATAACGGATCACGTTATTGAGATGTGATGTAAGGAAACTGTTGTGTTTGAAAAACTTGATGAGATAGTGAAAAGTTTGGAGTATCTTTTTGGTTTCTGTGAATATTTTAATAGATTTTGACttttcctttccttttacaGAGATGAAATGAAGTGTGTGTAATAATTGTTACAGTCCCACGTGCGTGATGGTGGAGATGTGAGAAATGAGAACCTATAAATACATGTTCCATAAAATATAGCGAATAATGGATACGTTAACTTATAGCTGATGaacttgatttattttatatatgaccAATTCTAACATGAACAACCATATTAAGCGGCGCATCATGCACGAGTTAGTGATATCGGtataacaaatacaaattttataaaattcaccgttagattgaaagtttgcatcatatagatcatccatgtcaaattttaaaaaaattgaaaattatttgatatgccattgagacccatcaaaattaacggtttatgagtttttattaaatactgttaatcttgatgggtctcaaagacatatcaaatgatgttcaattttttttaatttgacatggatgatctatataatacaaactttcaatccaacgatgaattttgtaaaattcatattcgtta from Trifolium pratense cultivar HEN17-A07 linkage group LG5, ARS_RC_1.1, whole genome shotgun sequence encodes:
- the LOC123887301 gene encoding zinc finger protein SHOOT GRAVITROPISM 5; protein product: MENHLNRELDLLPPPRTDSSLLRLRSSSSSKSERGGPSLDLQLSISVGPPSMLMCDGVESLKWEASEQIRLAAMEKAYAERVRELTRREMEMAQSEFARARQMWERAREEVERAERIKERATRQVDSSCMEITCHSCRQRFRPASA